A genomic window from Gossypium hirsutum isolate 1008001.06 chromosome D12, Gossypium_hirsutum_v2.1, whole genome shotgun sequence includes:
- the LOC107945927 gene encoding transcription factor 25, with protein sequence MSARLLKKVLKEQEQKKQHVIEEDEQDELLNDDESVSPDSGAGSSKNPFDLLNEGDDADEDNADQVYADETSTQKQEQPRSVKNALNLASTSNNKSKKKKQKKGKEGYLSTGKRETSLDVNLEALALDIECSSQQSGLNRQPGFENFKQSKPSVLHVDPKYLNVENELRRIFGSKLVKSFEKSNQSSSSRQVRGGRRGNHHTRKTVLISPSDHWPRWDGSLSMEFLETKDGYHYFRYTHSSSYDQAQRAFEAAQAIHDLNGVASVLMYHPYHLDSLITMADYFKFVGEHQMSADAIAKCLYAMECAWHPMFTPLQGNCQLKFSHDLNKPLFKALFTHMKNMDRRGCHRSALEVCKLLLALDSDDPMGAMFCLDYFALRAGEYAWLEQFSEDYRTDTSLWLLPSFSYSLAVCRFYLEQEESSDADTAKASSADLMNQALMLHPPVLTKLVAKVPLKDQAWTNILKNSYFHSDQIGIPSVDHLINIYVEQNYLIWRLPDLQKLLRDGASHVIQTLEHNKNDAKDWTCVRKEAFPSNKNEYGHLLVQDFSNTVQTLPPDNLQNFMVDMRDPAHLGGHVANPPAGGQAPALRDVANRNPLAVLFESLLPWVNYGGPEDGIVDENRVNEQGQGNEDL encoded by the exons atGTCGGCTAGGTTACTGAAGAAAGTCCTGAAAGAACAAGAACAAAAGAAACAGCACGTAATCGAGGAAGATGAGCAAGACGAGCTTCTAAACGACGACGAATCGGTGTCCCCAGATTCCGGCGCTGGTTCTTCTAAGAACCCTTTCGACCTCCTCAACGAAGGTGATGACGCCGATGAAGATAACGCCGACCAG GTTTATGCTGATGAGACCTCAACCCAAAAACAAGAACAACCACGATCAGTGAAAAATGCTCTTAATTTGGCTTCCACATCTAATAACAAAtcgaagaaaaagaaacaaaagaaaggaaaagagggTTATTTGAGTACGGGTAAACGTGAAACATCCTTGGATGTGAATTTAGAAGCTTTAGCTTTGGATATTGAATGTTCTAGTCAACAGTCGGGTCTTAATAGACAACCCGGATTCGAAAACTTTAAGCAGTCTAAACCATCTGTGTTGCACGTGGATCCTAAGTATCTGAATGTCGAGAATGAGCTGCGGAGAATATTTGGTTCTAAGTTGGTTAAGTCGTTTGAGAAAAGCAACCAAAGCAGCAGTTCGAGACAGGTACGTGGTGGAAGACGGGGAAATCATCATACTAGGAAGACCGTTTTGATATCTCCATCGGACCATTGGCCTCGATGGGATGGATCTCTGTCAATGGAGTTTCTAGAAACTAAAGATGGGTACCATTACTTCAG GTATACACACTCGTCTTCCTATGATCAAGCTCAGAGAGCATTTGAAGCTGCTCAAGCTATTCATGACCTAAACGGTGTAGCAAGTGTTTTGATGTATCATCCTTATCATTTAGATTCGCTTATAACCATGGCCGATTATTTTAAATTCGTGGGCGAGCATCAGATGTCTGCAGATGCTATTGCAAAGTGTTTGTACGCCATGGAATGTGCTTGGCATCCCATGTTCACTCCTTTGCAAGGTAATTGCCAATTGAAGTTCAGTCATGACTTGAACAAGCCGTTATTCAAAGCACTTTTCACTCACATGAAAAACATGGATAGACGAGGCTGTCATCGATCTGCTTTAGAAGTTTGTAAATTGTTGCTCGCACTCGATTCAGACGACCCGATGGGAGCTATGTTTTGCCTTGACTACTTTGCATTGAGGGCAGGGGAGTATGCATGGTTAGAACAGTTCTCTGAAGACTATAGAACCGATACCTCTTTATGGCTGTTGCCAAGTTTTTCATACTCCCTCGCTGTTTGCCGGTTTTACCTCGAGCAAGAAGAATCCTCCGATGCAGACACCGCAAAGGCTTCTTCAGCTGATCTTATGAATCAAGCTTTGATGCTTCATCCTCCTGTCCTTACGAAACTAGTAGCGAAGGTCCCTTTAAAAGATCAAGCATGGACAAATATTCTCAAAAATTCCTATTTCCATTCAGATCAAATTGGGATTCCATCCGTGGATCATCTGATTAATATCTACGTAGAACAAAATTATCTCATATGGAGACTTCCCGATCTACAAAAGTTACTTCGAGATGGTGCTTCCCATGTTATTCAAACACTGGAGCATAATAAAAACGATGCTAAAGATTGGACGTGTGTGAGAAAAGAAGCATTCCCATCCAACAAAAACGA GTACGGTCATTTGTTGgttcaggacttctccaacacggTTCAAACTCTTCCCCCCGATAATCTTCAGAACTTTATGGTTGACATGAGGGACCCCGCTCATCTTGGCGGTCATGTTGCCAATCCTCCTGCTGGTGGTCAGGCTCCAGCGCTACGTGATGTTGCTAATCGCAATCCATTGGCCGTTTTGTTCGAATCGCTGCTACCGTGGGTTAATTACGGAGGTCCAGAAGATGGCATAGTTGATGAAAACCGAGTTAACGAGCAAGGCCAAGGCAATGAAGATCTCTGA
- the LOC107945926 gene encoding tricin synthase 1 isoform X1: protein MTKSAAKKPTPPDLYLFLQMANIFAINRCSSSVYQRFIVQFNSTQRFNSLSSHVSKSRFIKLNNLRRNCSLSSDAAAPFIVADDEKYGNKQVISITPRLYDYILANAREPPILRQLREETANMRGSQMQVSPDQAQLLAMLVQILGAARCIELGVYTGYSSLAIALALPESGCLVACERDAKSLEVAKRYYELAGVSHKVSVKHGLAADVLKSMISNGETCSYDFAFVDAEKRMNQEYFELLLQLVRVGGVIVIDNVLWHGKVADPLVNDVKTVSIRNFNRNLMADDRVSISLARSKSIRPLNRRNHR, encoded by the exons ATGACAAAAAGCGCAGCAAAAAAGCCAACACCTCCCGACCTTTATCTCTTCCTCCAAATGGCCAACATCTTTGCAATTAATCGCTGCTCTTCCTCAGTTTATCAACGCTTTATAGTTCAATTCAATAGCACACAGCGGTTCAATTCGTTATCGTCACACGTATCCAAATCCAGATTCATAAAGTTGAACAATCTCAGAAGGAATTGCTCACTTTCATCAGATGCTGCTGCTCCATTCATCGTAGCAGACGATGAAAAATACGGCAACAAACAAGTCATCAGTATCACTCCTCGCCTTTACGATTATATCCTCGCCAATGCTCGCGAGCCTCCG ATTCTCCGGCAATTACGCGAAGAAACCGCTAATATGCGCGGCAGCCAAATGCAG gtgtctcctGATCAAGCACAGTTACTAGCGATGTTAGTACAGATTCTTGGGGCTGCAAGATGTATTGAACTTGGTGTTTACACT GGATACTCATCATTGGCTATTGCATTGGCTTTACCAGAATCAGGCTGTTTAGTTGCCTGTGAAAGGGATGCCAAATCCCTTGAGGTTGCAAAAAGGTACTATGAACTAGCCGGTGTTTCGCACAAG GTAAGTGTGAAACATGGACTAGCTGCAGATGTCTTGAAATCTATGATTTCTAATGGTGAGACTTGCAG CTATGATTTTGCATTTGTTGATGCCGAGAAGAGGATGAATCAAGAATATTTTGAACTGCTACTGCAGCTG GTTCGGGTTGGGGGAGTGATCGTGATTGATAATGTCCTTTGGCATGGCAAAGTTGCTGACCCATTG GTAAATGATGTAAAGACTGTCAGCATTCGGAATTTCAATAGAAACCTAATGGCAGATGATCGAGTAAGCATCAGTTTG GCAAGAAGCAAGTCAATCAGGCCCTTAAACCGACGCAACCATCGGTGA
- the LOC107945926 gene encoding O-methyltransferase MdmC isoform X2 yields MTKSAAKKPTPPDLYLFLQMANIFAINRCSSSVYQRFIVQFNSTQRFNSLSSHVSKSRFIKLNNLRRNCSLSSDAAAPFIVADDEKYGNKQVISITPRLYDYILANAREPPILRQLREETANMRGSQMQVSPDQAQLLAMLVQILGAARCIELGVYTGYSSLAIALALPESGCLVACERDAKSLEVAKRYYELAGVSHKVSVKHGLAADVLKSMISNGETCSYDFAFVDAEKRMNQEYFELLLQLVRVGGVIVIDNVLWHGKVADPLVNDVKTVSIRNFNRNLMADDRVSISLVPIGDGMTICRKR; encoded by the exons ATGACAAAAAGCGCAGCAAAAAAGCCAACACCTCCCGACCTTTATCTCTTCCTCCAAATGGCCAACATCTTTGCAATTAATCGCTGCTCTTCCTCAGTTTATCAACGCTTTATAGTTCAATTCAATAGCACACAGCGGTTCAATTCGTTATCGTCACACGTATCCAAATCCAGATTCATAAAGTTGAACAATCTCAGAAGGAATTGCTCACTTTCATCAGATGCTGCTGCTCCATTCATCGTAGCAGACGATGAAAAATACGGCAACAAACAAGTCATCAGTATCACTCCTCGCCTTTACGATTATATCCTCGCCAATGCTCGCGAGCCTCCG ATTCTCCGGCAATTACGCGAAGAAACCGCTAATATGCGCGGCAGCCAAATGCAG gtgtctcctGATCAAGCACAGTTACTAGCGATGTTAGTACAGATTCTTGGGGCTGCAAGATGTATTGAACTTGGTGTTTACACT GGATACTCATCATTGGCTATTGCATTGGCTTTACCAGAATCAGGCTGTTTAGTTGCCTGTGAAAGGGATGCCAAATCCCTTGAGGTTGCAAAAAGGTACTATGAACTAGCCGGTGTTTCGCACAAG GTAAGTGTGAAACATGGACTAGCTGCAGATGTCTTGAAATCTATGATTTCTAATGGTGAGACTTGCAG CTATGATTTTGCATTTGTTGATGCCGAGAAGAGGATGAATCAAGAATATTTTGAACTGCTACTGCAGCTG GTTCGGGTTGGGGGAGTGATCGTGATTGATAATGTCCTTTGGCATGGCAAAGTTGCTGACCCATTG GTAAATGATGTAAAGACTGTCAGCATTCGGAATTTCAATAGAAACCTAATGGCAGATGATCGAGTAAGCATCAGTTTG GTACCTATTGGAGATGGAATGACAATATGCCGAAAACGATGA
- the LOC107945926 gene encoding tricin synthase 1 isoform X3, with translation MTKSAAKKPTPPDLYLFLQMANIFAINRCSSSVYQRFIVQFNSTQRFNSLSSHVSKSRFIKLNNLRRNCSLSSDAAAPFIVADDEKYGNKQVISITPRLYDYILANAREPPILRQLREETANMRGSQMQVSPDQAQLLAMLVQILGAARCIELGVYTGYSSLAIALALPESGCLVACERDAKSLEVAKRYYELAGVSHKVSVKHGLAADVLKSMISNGETCSYDFAFVDAEKRMNQEYFELLLQLVRVGGVIVIDNVLWHGKVADPLVNDVKTVSIRNFNRNLMADDRVPIGDGMTICRKR, from the exons ATGACAAAAAGCGCAGCAAAAAAGCCAACACCTCCCGACCTTTATCTCTTCCTCCAAATGGCCAACATCTTTGCAATTAATCGCTGCTCTTCCTCAGTTTATCAACGCTTTATAGTTCAATTCAATAGCACACAGCGGTTCAATTCGTTATCGTCACACGTATCCAAATCCAGATTCATAAAGTTGAACAATCTCAGAAGGAATTGCTCACTTTCATCAGATGCTGCTGCTCCATTCATCGTAGCAGACGATGAAAAATACGGCAACAAACAAGTCATCAGTATCACTCCTCGCCTTTACGATTATATCCTCGCCAATGCTCGCGAGCCTCCG ATTCTCCGGCAATTACGCGAAGAAACCGCTAATATGCGCGGCAGCCAAATGCAG gtgtctcctGATCAAGCACAGTTACTAGCGATGTTAGTACAGATTCTTGGGGCTGCAAGATGTATTGAACTTGGTGTTTACACT GGATACTCATCATTGGCTATTGCATTGGCTTTACCAGAATCAGGCTGTTTAGTTGCCTGTGAAAGGGATGCCAAATCCCTTGAGGTTGCAAAAAGGTACTATGAACTAGCCGGTGTTTCGCACAAG GTAAGTGTGAAACATGGACTAGCTGCAGATGTCTTGAAATCTATGATTTCTAATGGTGAGACTTGCAG CTATGATTTTGCATTTGTTGATGCCGAGAAGAGGATGAATCAAGAATATTTTGAACTGCTACTGCAGCTG GTTCGGGTTGGGGGAGTGATCGTGATTGATAATGTCCTTTGGCATGGCAAAGTTGCTGACCCATTG GTAAATGATGTAAAGACTGTCAGCATTCGGAATTTCAATAGAAACCTAATGGCAGATGATCGA GTACCTATTGGAGATGGAATGACAATATGCCGAAAACGATGA
- the LOC107945925 gene encoding uncharacterized protein has protein sequence MLSLQTQTSVTAPSSSFERCRFLGARSTASYRLLRTVATLKVPGIPQGLRAVSTEPLGTRNDVNLTITDTSDVVPRIKNDEDEDEEEEEKPGISRIQVPRQKYIPVSKAELLDAIVSSLFESRDEDARQFRLLSSCLDSILHAEHKSILEQMRTDYYYSYSVEGNRKTEHVSESEVVANGERSKFTDEDNIEPDTWFNYGLDLRNFLNSSAKNVRRFSDDKSRVAVATRFQRSFMQLLNDAQFEELSVRDLMLTNALNTDYLLTLPIYVDWKKASESNAIIFRRGYATERQNGLLIVEKLDYLQSRLLQGFFSIISKPLGKVGKWITYNLKEAFKSAYEKDKAGNWVRRLKLWLEELSLFQQSYLNDEQNSESLLGVDQLSDCDLPIWLAAQRAVSRYEGFLSAIGPRGRLLRKLLARVGLLPPTPETPFQLDSVSSVSEPYLRPTFLSRISLGDIWRPATRKYCGNDVWKMLKTSVSILLSQSILQEPAFQELILLYTKDFAEGDIEEDSEVQALELKIYERIPIPDLSVVFPHKKLSFRIIDTVRLDVATILGLSAFLINYKFEDILSSPSAIVLDVVAITALIIYVSRVALGYKQTWDRYQLLVNKTLYEKTLASGFGSVHFLLDASEQQQYKEAILTYAVLLNMENGEANCYQKVGDKCERFIYDIFKQKVEMPVDKAVNTLVRLGLVTETIGDGRLKLQAIPCPKAYEALKCRWESLLG, from the exons ATGTTATCTTTGCAAACTCAAACCAGTGTCACCGCTCCATCATCATCCTTTGAACGGTGCCGTTTTTTAGGTGCTCGTTCAACGGCTTCTTACCGGTTATTACGGACCGTAGCCACTCTCAAAGTTCCCGGTATTCCGCAGGGACTCCGCGCCGTATCCACCGAGCCATTGGGAACCCGAAACGACGTTAATTTAACGATCACCGATACCAGCGATGTTGTTCCGAGGATAAAAAATGACGAAGATGAAGacgaagaagaagaggaaaaaccAGGAATTTCGAGAATTCAAGTGCCTAGACAGAAATACATACCGGTTTCCAAGGCGGAGCTCTTGGATGCTATTGTTTCGAGCTTGTTCGAATCTCGAGATGAAGATGCTCGTCAATTTCGCCTCCTGTCGTC GTGCCTGGATTCAATCCTTCACGCCGAACACAAAAGCATTTTGGAGCAAATGCGAACCGATTATTACTATTCTTATTCCGTAGAGGGAAATAGAAAGACAGAGCACGTTTCAGAATCGGAAGTTGTAGCCAACGGTGAAAGATCTAAGTTCACCGACGAGGATAACATCGAACCTGATACGTGGTTTAATTACGGTTTGGACTTGAGGAACTTTCTAAATTCCTCAGCTAAAAATGTTAGGAGGTTTTCCGATGATAAGTCCAG AGTTGCAGTTGCTACTCGTTTTCAAAGATCTTTTATGCAACTTCTTAATGACGCGCAATTTGAAGAACTATCAGTTAGGGATTTGATGTTGACAAATGCCTTGAACACCGATTATCTCCTAACTTTGCCCATATATGTGGACTGGAAGAAAGCATCCGAATCCAATGCGATTATATTCCG GCGGGGATATGCAACTGAGAGGCAGAACGGTCTACTTATTGTTGAAAAGCTGGATTACTTACAATCCAGACTTCTGCAAGGATTCTTCTCCATTATATCAAAACCATTGGGAAAGGTTGGCAAATGGATTACTTATAATCTCAAAGAG GCTTTCAAATCTGCTTATGAGAAAGACAAAGCAGGAAACTGGGTTAGGAGGTTGAAGCTTTGGCTTGAGGAACTGTCTCTCTTTCAACAGTCATATCTTAATGATGAGCAAAATTCTGAGAGTCTCCTGGGGGTTGACCAACTATCAGATTGTGACCTACCTATCTGGTTGGCAGCACAGAGGGCAGTTAGTCGCTATGAAGGATTTCTATCAGCCATTGGACCCCGTGGAAGGCTTCTAAGGAAGTTACTTGCTAGAGTTGGACTTCTACCTCCTACACCAGAAACACCATTTCAGCTTGACAGTGTTAGTAGTGTTTCCGAACCTTATTTAAG GCCAACCTTTTTATCAAGGATCTCCCTAGGTGACATTTGGAGGCCAGCCACAAGGAAATATTGTGGCAATGATGTTTGGAAAATGTTAAAAACTTCTGTTTCCATTCTCCTTTCACAGTCAATCCTCCAG GAGCCAGCATTTCAAGAACTGATTTTGCTCTATACAAAGGATTTTGCTGAAGGAGATATCGAAGAGGACTCTGAGGTTCAAGCATTAGAGTTGAAGATCTATGAGAGAATTCCTATTCCGGATTTATCA GTTGTTTTTCCTCACAAAAAACTGTCTTTTCGTATCATAGACACG GTACGATTAGATGTAGCCACAATATTGGGGCTTTCAGCATTCTTGATAAACTACAAATTCGAGGACATTTTATCTTCCCC ATCAGCAATAGTTCTTGACGTGGTTGCAATCACTGCTCTGATAATATATGTTTCTCGTGTGGCCTTGGGTTACAAACAAACGTGGGATAGGTATCAG CTATTGGTTAACAAGACCCTTTACGAGAAAACCTTGGCAAGTGGCTTCGGCTCAGTTCATTTTCTTTTGGATGCTTCCGAACAGCAGCAG TACAAGGAAGCCATTTTAACCTATGCTGTCCTGCTTAACATGGAGAACGGCGAG GCCAATTGTTACCAAAAAGTTGGAGACAAATGTGAGAGATTCATATATGACATCTTTAAACAAAAG GTTGAAATGCCGGTTGACAAGGCAGTGAATACATTGGTAAGGTTAGGCTTAGTTACAGAAACAATCGGTGATGGAAGGCTTAAGCTTCAGGCTATTCCTTGTCCTAAAGCATATGAGGCTCTTAAATGTCGTTGGGAGAGCTTGCTTGGTTAA